The genomic DNA CGAGGCGGCCAACCTGATCGAGTACTTCGTCCACGCCGAGGACGTCCGCCGGGCGGGCGACGACCCGTCACCCGCGGAGCCGGACCCGCGGCTCGCGGACGCGCTCTGGAAGAGGCTGCCGATGGTGGTCCGGTTCGGCGCCGGCGCCAAGCCGCCGGTCCGGCTGACGCTGGCCCGCCCGGACGGCCGCACCGCCACGGTGGGCCCGAAGGACGGCCCGACGGTCACCGTCACCGGCGAGCCGGGCGAGCTGGTGCTGTTCGCGTACGGGCGCGGAGCCCGCGCGGCGGTGGTCGCGGACGGCGCGCCGGAGGCGGTGGCGGCGCTCGCCCGGGTGCTCCCGCTCCCCTGATCCGCCCGGTCCCGCCGAGTTGTCGGTGGGGTGCGCCGGCCTGACGACGGCTCGGGAACGTGCCGCACGCCACAACACCGGCGGGCGGTTCGCCGTCTGGCAGCCGGGCGGGACCGAGGGCTCGACGCGGTGGGCGAGGACACAACACCTTCGTCCGGGCGGAGCTGCACACCGACGACCAGGAGGCGACCGTCGGCTTCCACCGGTCGCTGTTCGGCCGGCGGGCCGGCGACCCGGGGATCCCGGGTGTCGAGTACACGGTGCTGATGACGGAGAGCGGCGGCGACGACCCGGCGGTCGGTCGGATCGCGGTCCTGGCCGACCCCTTCGGCGCCCGGTTCGCGCTCCTGAGGCCCGAACCGCGAAGCTGAACCGACAGGGGCTCGTTGGGCGTGCCTCCCGGCCGAAGGCCGGGGGAGCACCGCGAGCCCCTGTCGCATCACCGTACGGGGTGCCCGGTGGCCTTCAGTTCGTCCTTGACCTGGCCGATGGTGAGGTCGCCGAAGTGGAAGACGCTGGCGGCCAGCACCGCGTCCGCGCCGGCGTCGACCGCGGGGGCGAAGTCGGCGAGCTTGCCGGCGCCGCCGGAGGCGATGACGGGGATGGAGACGGCCTTGCGGGCGGCCCGGATCATCTCCAGGTCGTAGCCGTCCTTGGTGCCGTCGGCGTCCATCGAGTTGAGCAGGATCTCGCCGGCGCCGAGCTCCGCGGCCCGCGCGGCCCACTCGATCGCGTCGAGCCCGGTGCCCTGCCGCCCGCCGTGCGTGGTGACCTCGAAGCCGGACGGCGTGACGGTGCCCTCGGGGCAGCGGCGGGCGTCGACGGAGAGCACCAGCACCTGCCGGCCGAACCGCTCCGCGATCTCCCGGATGAGGTCGGGCCGGGTGATCGCGGCGGTGTTGACGCCGACCTTGTCGGCGCCGGCCCGCAGCAGCTTGTCGACGTCGTCGACGGTCCGCACGCCGCCGCCGACGGTGAGCGGGATGAAGACCTGCTCGGCGGTCCGCCGGACCACGTCGTAGGTGGTCTCCCGGTCGCCGGACGAGGCGGTGATGTCGAGGAAGGTCAACTCGTCGGCGCCCTGGGCGTCGTAGAGCTTGGCGAGCTCGACGGGGTCGCCGGCGTCGCGGAGGTTCTGGAAGTTGACGCCCTTGACGACCCGCCCGGCGTCGACGTCCAGGCAGGGGATGACACGTACGGCAAGAGTCACGGCTGGTTGCTGCCTTCCAGGCTGCTGTGTTCGACGGTGCGGCCGAGACCGGGGCGGTGGGCGTCGACCTCGACCTCCACCATCATCCGGGAGTCGATCAGGCCTTCGACCACGACCAGGGTGGTGGCCGGCCGGACCGCGTCGAAGAGTTTCTTGTGCGCCCGGCCGACCTCGTCGGAGTCGCGGACGTGGGTGATGTACATCCGGGTGCGGACCACGTCCGCCTCGGTCAGCCCGTAGTGGGCGAGGGCCTTGAGGGCCAGGCCGAAGGCGGCGACGGTCTGCTCGTACGGGTCGCCCTCGCCGTGGATCAGGCCGTTGTCGAACGCGGTGCAGCCCGAGACGAGGACGAAGTCCCCGGCTGCCACCGCCCGGGAGAACCCGTACACGTCCTCCCAGGGGGAGAAACCGGAGACGCGGGCGGTGACAGCGGGGCCCGCGGCGGAGCCGCTAGTCGATCCTTCGGTCATCGGACACAGCCTCCAGGGCCTCTTCGAGAGTGAACTTCTGCTCGTAGAGGGCCTTGCCCACGATCGAGCCCTCGACACCCTCCGGAACCAGGGTGGCGATGGCCCGCAGGTCGTCCAGGGACGACACGCCGCCGGAGGCGACGACGGGCTTGTCGGTGGCGGCGCAGACGTTGCGCAGCAGCTCCAGGTTGGGGCCGGTCAGCGTGCCGTCGCGGTTGACGTCGGTGACGACGTAGCGGGCGCAGCCCTCGGAGTCCAGGCGGGCGAGGACCTCGTAGAGGTCGCCGCCGTCACGGGTCCAGCCGCGGCCGCGCAGGGTGGTGCCGACCACGTCGAGGCCGACGGCGATCTTGTCGCCGTGCTCGGCGATGACCTTGGCGACCCACTCGGGGGTCTCCAGGGCGGCGGTGCCGAGGTTGACCCGGGTGCAGCCGGTGGCGAGGGCGGCGGCCAGCGAGGCGTCGTCGCGGATGCCGCCGGACAGCTCGACCTTGATGTCGAGGCGGCCGGTGACCTCGGCGAGCAGCTCGCGGTTGGAGCCGGTGCCGAAGGCGGCGTCCAGGTCGACCAGGTGGAGCCACTCGGCGCCGGCGTTCTGCCAGGCGAGGGCGGCGGCCAGCGGCTCGCCGAAGGAGGTCTCGGTGCCGGAGGCGCCCTTGACCAGGCGGACGGCCTGGCCGTCGCGGACGTCGACGGCGGGGAGGAGTTCGAGGCGGGACACGATCAGGTGCTCCAGGCGTCAGAGGGTGTTGACCCAGTTGGTCAGCAGGGCGGCGCCGGCGTCGCCGGACTTCTCGGGGTGGAACTGGGTGGCCCAGAGCGGGCCGTTCTCCACGGCGGCGACGAACGGCTGCCCGTGGGTGGCCCAGGTGACCAGCGGCGCGTTGATCCGCGCGCTGTGCACCTCCAGCTCCCAGGTGCGCACGCCGTAGGAGTGGACGAAGTAGAACCGGGTGTCGGCGTCCATCCCGGCGAACATCCGGCTGCCCTCGGGGGCGTCCACGGTGTTCCAGCCCATGTGCGGGACGATCGGGGCGTCCAGCGGCTCGACGGTGCCGGGCCACTCGTCGCAGCCGGCGGTCTCGACGCCGTGCTCGACGCCCTTCTCGAAGAGGATCTGCATGCCGACGCAGATGCCCATCACGGGGCGGCCGCCGGAGAGCCGGCGGCCGATGATCCAGTCTCCGCGGACCTCCTTGAGGCCGCGCATGCAGGCCTCGAAGGCGCCGACGCCGGGGACGAGCAGCCCGTCGGCGTTCATCGCGGCGTCGAAGTCGGAGGTGACGGTGACGTCGGCGCCGGTGCGTTCCACCGCGCGCTGCGCCGATCGGAGGTTGCCGGACCCGTAGTCCAGCACCACGACGTTCTTGCCCATCGGTTTCCTGTCTCCGTCGGTCTCTAGAGCCGCATGACGCCGGCGGCGAGGCACATGACCGCGCCGATGGCGAGCACGCCGATGACGCCCTTGGGCAGCTTCTGCTTCCAGAACGAGTAGCAGCCGCCGGCCAGGAACAGCCCCACGGTGATCAGGGCGATCGCGGTCTTGCTCACAGTGCACCCTTGGTCGAGGGGAGGATGCCGGCCGCGCGCGGGTCGCGCTCGGAGGCGTAGCGCAGCGCCCGGGCGAGCGCCTTGAACTGGCACTCGACGATGTGGTGGGCGTTGCGGCCGTACGGCACGTGGACGTGCAGGGCGATCTGCGCCTGGGCCACGAACGACTCCAGGATGTGCCGGGTCATGGTGGTGTCGTACGAGCCGATCATGGGGGCCATGTTCTCGGGCTCGGTGTGCACCAGGTACGGGCGGCCGGAGAGGTCGACGGTCACCTGGGCGAGCGACTCGTCCAGCGGGACGGTGCAGTTGCCGAAGCGGTAGATGCCCACCTTGTCGCCGAGCGCCTGCTTGAAGGCGGCGCCGAGCGCGAGGGCGGTGTCCTCGATGGTGTGGTGGGTGTCGATGTGCAGGTCGCCGTCGGTCTTGACGGTGAGGTCGAACAGGCCGTGGCGGCCGAGCTGGTCGAGCATGTGGTCGTAGAAGCCGACGCCCGTGGAGATGTCGGTCTTGCCGGTGCCGTCGAGGTCGATCTCGACCAGGACCGCGGTCTCCTTGGTGGTGCGCTCAACGCGTCCGGTACGGGACATACGGGATTACAGCTCCTTGATCACGAAACGGACGGCGTCCAGGAAGGCGTCGTTCTCGGCGGGGGTGCCGGCGGTGACCCGCAACCACCCGGGCACGCCGTTGTCGCGGACCAGGACGCCGCGGTCGAGGATCGCCTGCCAGACGGCGTGGGTGTCGGCGAAGCGGCCGAACTGGATGAAGTTGGCGTCGGAGTCGGTGACCGCGAGGCCGAGGCCGCGCAGCGCGTCGACCAGCCGGTCGCGCTCGTCCTTCAGCTGCGCGACGTACCCGAGCAGGGTGTCGGTGTGCTCCAGGCAGGCCAGCGCGGTGGCCTGGGTGACCGCCGAGAGGTGGTACGGCAGGCGGACCAGCTGCACCGCGTCGACCACGGCCGGGTCGGCGGCCAGGTAGCCGAGCCGCAGGCCGGCCGCGCCGAAGGCCTTGGACATGGTGCGGCTGACCACCAGGTGGGGGCGGCCCTCCAGCAGCGGCAGCAGCGAGACGCGGTGCGAGAACTCGACGTACGCCTCGTCGACGACCACGATGCTCGGCCCGGCCGCCTGGGCGGCCTCGTAGAGGGCGAGCACGGTCTCGGCGGCGACGGCGGTGCCGGTCGGGTTGTTCGGCGAGCAGACGAAGACCACGTTCGGCCGGTGCTCGGCGATCGCCGCGACCGCCGCGTCGAGGTCGACGGTGAAGTCCTCGTTGCGCGGGCCGGAGATCCAGCCGGTGCCGGTGCCGCGGGCGATCAGCGCGTGCATCGAGTACGAGGGCTCGAAGCCGATCGCGGTGCGGCCGGGGCCGCCGAAGGTCTGCAGCAGCTGCTGGAGGACCTCGTTGGAGCCGTTGGCGGCCCACACCTGCCCGCGGGTGACCGGGAAGCCGGTGGTGCGGGTCAGGTAGGCGGCGAGGCCGGTGCGCAGCTCGACCGCGTCGCGGTCCGGGTACCGGTTGAGGTTGCGGGCGGCCTCGGCGACCCGCTCGGCGATCCGGGCGACCAGCGGCTCGGGCAGCTGGTACGGGTTCTCGTTGGTGTTCAGCTGGACGGGGACGTCCAGCTGCGGCGCCCCGTAGGGGGACTGGCCGCGCAGCTCGTCCCGGATGGGGAGGTCGTCGATCTTCGTCACGCGTCCGGAACCGTCCAGTCGAATCGGGCCTTGATGGCGTCGCCGTGACCGGGCAGGTCCTCGGCGGCGGACAGGTTGACCACGTGGGCGGCGATCCCGGCCAGCGCCTCGCGGTCGTACTCGACGACCTGGAC from Kitasatospora terrestris includes the following:
- a CDS encoding TIGR03085 family metal-binding protein; its protein translation is MTFARGERERLAGLLEAAGPDAGTLCAGWTTRDMAAHLVLRERRMDAAAGIQVKALAGWTQRVQDGYAARPYEELVRTFRSGPPTVSLFALPGADEAANLIEYFVHAEDVRRAGDDPSPAEPDPRLADALWKRLPMVVRFGAGAKPPVRLTLARPDGRTATVGPKDGPTVTVTGEPGELVLFAYGRGARAAVVADGAPEAVAALARVLPLP
- the hisF gene encoding imidazole glycerol phosphate synthase subunit HisF; its protein translation is MTLAVRVIPCLDVDAGRVVKGVNFQNLRDAGDPVELAKLYDAQGADELTFLDITASSGDRETTYDVVRRTAEQVFIPLTVGGGVRTVDDVDKLLRAGADKVGVNTAAITRPDLIREIAERFGRQVLVLSVDARRCPEGTVTPSGFEVTTHGGRQGTGLDAIEWAARAAELGAGEILLNSMDADGTKDGYDLEMIRAARKAVSIPVIASGGAGKLADFAPAVDAGADAVLAASVFHFGDLTIGQVKDELKATGHPVR
- a CDS encoding RidA family protein, with protein sequence MTEGSTSGSAAGPAVTARVSGFSPWEDVYGFSRAVAAGDFVLVSGCTAFDNGLIHGEGDPYEQTVAAFGLALKALAHYGLTEADVVRTRMYITHVRDSDEVGRAHKKLFDAVRPATTLVVVEGLIDSRMMVEVEVDAHRPGLGRTVEHSSLEGSNQP
- the priA gene encoding bifunctional 1-(5-phosphoribosyl)-5-((5-phosphoribosylamino)methylideneamino)imidazole-4-carboxamide isomerase/phosphoribosylanthranilate isomerase PriA, coding for MSRLELLPAVDVRDGQAVRLVKGASGTETSFGEPLAAALAWQNAGAEWLHLVDLDAAFGTGSNRELLAEVTGRLDIKVELSGGIRDDASLAAALATGCTRVNLGTAALETPEWVAKVIAEHGDKIAVGLDVVGTTLRGRGWTRDGGDLYEVLARLDSEGCARYVVTDVNRDGTLTGPNLELLRNVCAATDKPVVASGGVSSLDDLRAIATLVPEGVEGSIVGKALYEQKFTLEEALEAVSDDRRID
- the hisH gene encoding imidazole glycerol phosphate synthase subunit HisH; its protein translation is MGKNVVVLDYGSGNLRSAQRAVERTGADVTVTSDFDAAMNADGLLVPGVGAFEACMRGLKEVRGDWIIGRRLSGGRPVMGICVGMQILFEKGVEHGVETAGCDEWPGTVEPLDAPIVPHMGWNTVDAPEGSRMFAGMDADTRFYFVHSYGVRTWELEVHSARINAPLVTWATHGQPFVAAVENGPLWATQFHPEKSGDAGAALLTNWVNTL
- the hisB gene encoding imidazoleglycerol-phosphate dehydratase HisB; protein product: MSRTGRVERTTKETAVLVEIDLDGTGKTDISTGVGFYDHMLDQLGRHGLFDLTVKTDGDLHIDTHHTIEDTALALGAAFKQALGDKVGIYRFGNCTVPLDESLAQVTVDLSGRPYLVHTEPENMAPMIGSYDTTMTRHILESFVAQAQIALHVHVPYGRNAHHIVECQFKALARALRYASERDPRAAGILPSTKGAL
- a CDS encoding histidinol-phosphate transaminase, whose product is MTKIDDLPIRDELRGQSPYGAPQLDVPVQLNTNENPYQLPEPLVARIAERVAEAARNLNRYPDRDAVELRTGLAAYLTRTTGFPVTRGQVWAANGSNEVLQQLLQTFGGPGRTAIGFEPSYSMHALIARGTGTGWISGPRNEDFTVDLDAAVAAIAEHRPNVVFVCSPNNPTGTAVAAETVLALYEAAQAAGPSIVVVDEAYVEFSHRVSLLPLLEGRPHLVVSRTMSKAFGAAGLRLGYLAADPAVVDAVQLVRLPYHLSAVTQATALACLEHTDTLLGYVAQLKDERDRLVDALRGLGLAVTDSDANFIQFGRFADTHAVWQAILDRGVLVRDNGVPGWLRVTAGTPAENDAFLDAVRFVIKEL